One window of the Acinonyx jubatus isolate Ajub_Pintada_27869175 chromosome A2, VMU_Ajub_asm_v1.0, whole genome shotgun sequence genome contains the following:
- the LOC106982906 gene encoding olfactory receptor 7C2, with protein sequence MLIWSESCLAFCLFLDKASSPMERGNQTGAGHFLLLRFTEKPFLFGLFLSMYLVTFTGNLLLILAVSSDSHLHTPMYFFLANLSFVDICFTSTTVLKMLWNIQAQRKLITCAGCLSQIFFFIVFGCLDNLLLTVMAYDRFVAICHPLHYMVIMNPQLCRLLAVGSWCISVMGSLLETLTLLRLSFCTNMEIPHFFCDLPEVLKLACSDTFVNTMVVYFVTIVLGVFPLSGILFSYSQIFSSILKISSARGKYKAFSTCGSHLSVVSLFYGTGLGVYLSSAATSSSRTSLVASVMYTIVTPMLNPFIYSLRNRDMKGALGRLLSRAVPLSVGGPLQDSHE encoded by the coding sequence ATGCTTATTTGGAGTGAATCGTGTCttgctttttgtctctttctggaCAAGGCCAGTAGCCCCATGGAAAGAGGAAACCAAACAGGAGCTGGACACTTTCTCCTCCTGAGATTCACAGAGAAGCCTTTCCTCTTTGGGCTATTTCTGTCCATGTACCTGGTCACGTTCACTGGGAACCTGCTCCTCATCCTGGCCGTCAGCTCTgactcccacctccacacccccatgtacttcttcctggccaACCTGTCTTTTGTAGACATCTGCTTCACCTCCACCACCGTCCTGAAGATGCTCTGGAACATCCAGGCGCAGAGAAAACTTATCACCTGTGCAGGCTGCCtcagccagattttttttttcatcgtGTTTGGATGCCTGGACAATTTACTCCTGACcgtgatggcctatgaccgctttGTGGCCATCTGTCACCCCCTGCACTACATGGTCATCATGAACCCCCAGCTCTGTAGGCTGCTGGCCGTGGGGTCCTGGTGCATCAGTGTCATGGGCTCCCTGCTCGAGACTTTGACCCTTTTGAGGCTGTCCTTCTGCACAAACATGGAAATCCCACACTTTTTTTGTGATCTTCCTGAAGTCCTGAAGCTTGCCTGTTCTGACACCTTCGTCAACACCATGGTGGTGTATTTTGTGACTATTGTCCTAggtgtttttcctctctctgggaTCCTCTTTTCTTATTCTCAGATTTTCTCCTCCATCCTGAAAATTTCATCAGCCAGGGGCAAGTACAAAGCCTTTTCCACGTGTGGGTCTCACCTCTCGGTGGTCTCCTTGTTCTATGGCACTGGCCTCGGGGTCTACCTCAGTTCTGCAGCGACTTCATCCTCTAGGACAAGTCTGGTGGCCTCGGTGATGTACACGATTGTCACCCCCATGCTGAATCCCTTCATCTACAGTCTGAGGAACAGGGACATGAAGGGGGCCCTGGGGAGACTCCTCAGCAGGGCAGTGCCTCTCAGTGTTGGGGGACCATTACAGGATTCTCATGAGTAA